In Candidatus Methylomirabilota bacterium, the following proteins share a genomic window:
- a CDS encoding copper chaperone PCu(A)C yields the protein MRRRPAAVAGIGLAWLALAGGGLAGGCTYYPSVVDVGGVRLRPEAGRAVRSASGHEAAVYFKLNSTGKYGDALTGAESRLARTTELRGPGGDRIGRVEIAGATVVSFERGGPHIALANFTRTLTPGEVIIVTLHFEKSGPLGLVTVVE from the coding sequence ATGAGACGCCGCCCGGCGGCCGTCGCGGGGATCGGGCTCGCCTGGCTCGCCCTCGCCGGCGGCGGGCTGGCGGGCGGCTGCACCTACTATCCCAGCGTGGTCGACGTGGGCGGGGTCCGCCTGCGCCCCGAGGCCGGCCGCGCCGTGCGGTCGGCCAGCGGCCACGAAGCGGCCGTCTACTTCAAGCTCAACAGCACCGGCAAGTACGGCGACGCGCTCACCGGCGCGGAGTCACGGCTGGCTCGCACCACCGAGCTGCGGGGCCCCGGCGGCGACCGCATCGGCCGGGTCGAGATCGCCGGGGCCACCGTCGTGAGCTTCGAGCGTGGCGGCCCCCACATCGCGCTGGCCAACTTCACCCGCACGCTGACGCCGGGCGAGGTCATCATCGTCACGCTGCACTTCGAGAAGTCCGGCCCGCTGGGGCTCGTCACCGTCGTCGAGTAG
- a CDS encoding carbohydrate ABC transporter permease → MENAAALLLAVLWILPLAYAVWAAFHPPEYATRFDLTAPLTLGNFQRAWAVAPFARYIVNTVLLVTMVLAAQFVLCTLAAYAFARFAFPGRDLAFALVLVQILIVPEVLLVENYTTLSRLDLVDTVPAIGLPYMASAFGIFLLRQTFKQVPRDLEEAAQVEGAGVLRVLLSVYVPLARPTYLAYGLVSVSYHWNNFLWPLVVTNSVETRPITVGLGIFAAPETGVSWAVISAGTLLSVAPLLVAFLLFQRQFVQSFMRAGIK, encoded by the coding sequence TTGGAGAACGCGGCGGCGCTGCTGCTCGCGGTGCTGTGGATCCTGCCGCTGGCGTACGCGGTGTGGGCGGCGTTTCATCCGCCGGAGTATGCGACGCGGTTCGACCTCACGGCGCCGCTGACGCTCGGGAACTTCCAGCGGGCGTGGGCGGTGGCGCCCTTCGCGCGGTACATCGTGAACACTGTCCTCCTGGTGACCATGGTGCTGGCCGCCCAGTTCGTGCTCTGCACGCTCGCCGCCTACGCTTTCGCGCGCTTTGCCTTCCCAGGACGCGACCTGGCCTTTGCCCTGGTGCTCGTCCAGATCCTCATCGTGCCCGAGGTGCTCCTGGTCGAGAACTACACGACGCTGAGCCGCCTGGATCTCGTGGATACCGTCCCCGCCATCGGCCTACCCTACATGGCCTCGGCCTTCGGCATCTTCTTGCTGCGCCAGACCTTCAAGCAGGTGCCGCGCGACCTCGAGGAGGCGGCGCAAGTGGAGGGGGCCGGCGTGCTCCGAGTGCTCCTCTCGGTCTACGTGCCGCTGGCCCGGCCGACGTATCTCGCCTACGGCCTGGTCTCGGTCTCGTACCACTGGAACAACTTCCTCTGGCCCCTGGTCGTCACCAACTCGGTGGAGACCCGCCCCATCACGGTCGGGCTCGGCATCTTCGCGGCCCCCGAAACGGGCGTCTCGTGGGCCGTCATCTCGGCGGGCACGCTGCTGTCGGTGGCCCCGCTCCTGGTGGCCTTCCTGCTCTTCCAGCGGCAGTTCGTCCAGAGCTTCATGCGCGCCGGCATCAAGTAA
- a CDS encoding type I restriction-modification system subunit M N-terminal domain-containing protein produces the protein MNAAVKSICDIMRRSNCAGALQYVPELTWILFLRILDERETCEAEAAEAVGAEFTPSLEPGFRWQDWAAPEGPKRQLLGNATLGAMFSFVHEELLPYLKGLRDKPGAEPGANT, from the coding sequence GTGAACGCGGCCGTCAAGTCGATCTGCGACATCATGCGGCGGTCGAATTGCGCCGGCGCGCTCCAGTACGTTCCCGAGCTGACGTGGATCCTGTTCTTGCGCATCCTGGACGAGCGCGAGACGTGTGAGGCCGAGGCGGCTGAGGCGGTGGGGGCGGAGTTCACGCCGTCACTGGAGCCCGGGTTCCGCTGGCAGGATTGGGCCGCGCCCGAAGGACCGAAGCGCCAGCTCCTGGGCAACGCCACGCTCGGCGCCATGTTCTCGTTCGTGCACGAGGAGCTCTTGCCCTATCTCAAGGGCCTCCGCGACAAGCCCGGAGCGGAGCCGGGCGCGAACACCTGA
- a CDS encoding sugar ABC transporter permease produces the protein MRRLLGGRRLDAVHGWLLLLPAAVLLATFTHYPILASLVDSVRSTPRGGQPAVFVGLENYGFMAADPIFWRVMGNNVVFALGTIPASIVLALLMATWIDRRLPARALVRLAYFTPTILPMVAVANIWLFFYTPQFGLLDQVRALFGAAHHNWLGDPSTVMGCLIVMTVWKEAGFFSIFYLAALQHLPPDLKEAAAIEGTPRWTFFRRVTLPLLMPTTLFVLVNATINSFKLVDQLFILTKGGPDNASNLLLYYLYEVAFGYNDWAYAATLTVLLLAILAVLAIAQFGLIERRVHYR, from the coding sequence GTGAGGCGATTGCTTGGCGGCCGCCGGCTCGACGCCGTCCACGGCTGGCTACTCCTGCTGCCGGCCGCCGTGCTCCTCGCCACCTTCACGCACTACCCCATCCTGGCCAGCCTCGTCGACAGCGTCCGGTCGACGCCGCGGGGCGGCCAGCCTGCCGTCTTCGTCGGCCTCGAGAACTACGGGTTCATGGCCGCCGACCCCATCTTCTGGCGCGTCATGGGCAACAACGTCGTCTTCGCGCTGGGGACGATCCCGGCCAGCATTGTGCTGGCCCTCCTGATGGCCACCTGGATCGATCGCCGCCTGCCCGCCCGCGCGCTGGTGCGGCTCGCCTACTTCACGCCGACCATCCTGCCGATGGTCGCCGTGGCCAACATCTGGCTCTTCTTCTATACCCCGCAGTTCGGCCTGCTGGACCAGGTGCGCGCGCTCTTCGGCGCCGCGCATCACAACTGGCTCGGCGACCCCAGCACGGTGATGGGGTGCCTGATCGTGATGACGGTGTGGAAGGAGGCGGGCTTCTTCTCGATCTTCTATCTGGCCGCGCTCCAGCACTTGCCGCCTGATCTCAAGGAGGCCGCCGCCATCGAAGGCACGCCCCGGTGGACCTTCTTCCGTCGAGTGACGCTGCCGCTCCTGATGCCCACGACGCTGTTCGTGCTGGTGAACGCCACCATCAACTCCTTCAAGCTGGTCGACCAGCTCTTCATCCTGACCAAGGGCGGGCCGGACAACGCCTCGAACCTCCTCCTCTACTACCTCTACGAAGTGGCCTTCGGCTACAACGACTGGGCCTACGCGGCCACCCTCACCGTGCTGCTGCTGGCCATCCTGGCCGTGCTGGCCATCGCCCAGTTCGGGCTGATCGAGCGACGCGTGCACTATCGATAG
- a CDS encoding Fic family protein, translating into MPDPLPPRITWTPALVGALSDADRLIGRLAGEGGRLPNPHLLIRPFIRREAVLSSKIEGTQATLGELLAAEAGMAVDRSPDDLREVANYVVALEHGIARLSSLPLSLRVVRELHSKLMAGARGDRGRPGYFRDVQNWIGSPGVGIEAAIYVPPPPDQVLPCLDAWEKFLHDRSLPPLVQAGLVHYQFEAIHPFVDGNGRVGRLLITLFLIERKVLPAPLLYLSAFFEANRQAYYARLQGVHERGEWEAWLGYFLRGVATQSTDALSRAIRINALLEKWRDKAVSAGLPAAVRLVDLLAENPYWTTRRAAERLKVAFTTAQRAVVKLETLNIMRQVNEAKRDRVYCATALLKLLEEPARLDDGEN; encoded by the coding sequence GTGCCGGACCCGCTGCCGCCTCGGATCACCTGGACACCGGCCCTTGTGGGAGCGCTCTCCGACGCCGATCGACTCATCGGGCGACTGGCCGGAGAGGGAGGTCGGCTGCCCAATCCGCACCTGCTGATCCGGCCCTTCATACGCCGGGAGGCGGTGCTGTCCAGCAAGATCGAGGGTACTCAGGCAACGCTGGGAGAATTGCTCGCCGCAGAGGCCGGGATGGCGGTGGATCGCAGCCCGGACGACCTCCGCGAGGTAGCCAACTACGTGGTGGCCCTCGAGCATGGGATTGCCCGACTGAGCAGCCTGCCGCTCTCCCTTCGTGTCGTGCGCGAGTTGCACAGCAAGTTGATGGCCGGCGCCCGGGGCGACCGGGGGCGGCCCGGCTATTTCCGCGACGTGCAGAACTGGATCGGCTCGCCCGGAGTCGGCATCGAGGCGGCCATCTATGTTCCGCCGCCGCCCGACCAGGTGCTGCCGTGTCTCGATGCGTGGGAGAAGTTTCTGCACGACCGTTCGCTGCCGCCTCTCGTCCAGGCGGGGCTCGTCCACTACCAGTTCGAGGCCATCCACCCGTTTGTGGACGGTAACGGCCGGGTGGGGCGGCTCCTCATCACACTGTTCCTCATCGAGCGGAAGGTGCTGCCGGCGCCGCTGCTGTACCTCAGCGCCTTCTTCGAGGCCAATCGGCAGGCCTACTACGCGCGGCTCCAGGGCGTGCACGAGCGGGGCGAGTGGGAGGCGTGGCTCGGATACTTCCTGCGGGGAGTCGCCACGCAATCGACCGACGCCCTCTCCCGGGCCATACGGATCAATGCCCTTCTCGAAAAGTGGCGCGACAAAGCGGTGAGCGCGGGGCTGCCGGCAGCCGTACGACTGGTAGACCTGCTCGCCGAGAACCCATACTGGACGACACGTCGCGCTGCCGAGCGCCTGAAGGTGGCCTTCACGACTGCACAGCGCGCGGTTGTGAAGCTCGAGACGCTCAACATCATGCGCCAGGTCAACGAGGCCAAGCGCGACCGCGTCTACTGCGCCACGGCGTTGCTCAAGCTCCTGGAAGAGCCGGCCCGGCTCGACGATGGGGAGAACTGA
- a CDS encoding ABC transporter substrate-binding protein encodes MFSLSVRRITAALLAVGLFALPARAATELTMYYPIAVGGPIPKLIDSMIAEFEKGHPAIKVTAVYAGNYDDTRNKALAALKAGNPVQLSVLFSIDLFELIDQDVIVPFDDLVTAADKPWLESFYPGLMENSRTKGKTWGIPFQRSTIVLYWNKDAFKQAGLDPNKPPATWGEMVEMAKRLVQKGASGNVTRYGLMIPSTGYPYWMFQALARQNGEVLMNQDGNRTFFDKPAVVEALAFWRDLGGTHGVMPKGTVEWGTLREAFLQGKTAMMWHTTGNLTPVRTGAKFDFGVAMLPASKMRGSPTGGGNFYVFKKASPEERKAAVAFIKWMTAPEQAARWSIETGYMGVTRAAYDTPALKKYAAEFPAAAVARDQLQHAVAELAVHENARVKKLLDDAIQAALTGGKEPKAALAEAQAGAERILSRYRR; translated from the coding sequence ATGTTCAGCCTGTCAGTCCGTCGCATCACGGCCGCGCTGCTGGCCGTCGGGCTCTTCGCCCTGCCGGCGCGCGCGGCCACCGAGCTCACCATGTACTACCCGATCGCCGTCGGGGGCCCGATCCCCAAGCTCATCGACAGCATGATCGCCGAGTTCGAGAAGGGGCATCCCGCCATCAAGGTCACCGCCGTCTACGCCGGCAACTACGACGACACGCGCAACAAGGCGCTGGCCGCGCTCAAGGCCGGCAATCCGGTGCAGCTCTCGGTGCTCTTCTCCATCGATCTCTTCGAGCTGATCGACCAGGACGTCATCGTGCCGTTCGACGACCTCGTGACCGCCGCCGACAAGCCGTGGCTCGAGTCCTTCTATCCGGGGCTGATGGAGAACAGCCGCACCAAGGGCAAGACCTGGGGCATCCCGTTCCAGCGCTCGACCATCGTCCTCTACTGGAACAAGGACGCCTTCAAGCAGGCCGGGCTCGACCCCAACAAGCCGCCGGCCACGTGGGGCGAGATGGTGGAGATGGCCAAGCGCCTGGTCCAGAAGGGCGCCTCGGGCAACGTCACGCGCTACGGGCTCATGATCCCGTCCACCGGCTATCCCTACTGGATGTTCCAGGCCCTGGCTCGCCAGAACGGCGAGGTTCTGATGAACCAGGACGGCAACCGCACCTTCTTCGACAAGCCGGCGGTGGTCGAGGCCCTCGCCTTCTGGCGCGACCTGGGCGGCACGCACGGGGTGATGCCGAAGGGCACGGTGGAGTGGGGCACGCTGCGCGAGGCCTTCCTCCAGGGCAAGACCGCGATGATGTGGCACACGACGGGCAACCTCACGCCGGTCCGCACCGGGGCCAAGTTCGACTTCGGCGTGGCCATGCTGCCGGCTTCCAAGATGCGGGGCAGCCCCACCGGCGGCGGCAACTTCTACGTCTTCAAGAAGGCCTCCCCGGAGGAGCGCAAGGCGGCGGTGGCCTTCATCAAGTGGATGACGGCGCCCGAGCAGGCCGCGCGCTGGTCCATCGAGACCGGCTACATGGGTGTGACCCGGGCGGCCTACGACACGCCCGCCCTCAAGAAGTACGCGGCCGAGTTCCCCGCCGCCGCCGTGGCCCGCGACCAGCTCCAGCACGCGGTGGCCGAGCTGGCCGTGCACGAGAACGCGCGCGTCAAGAAACTCCTCGACGACGCCATCCAGGCCGCCCTCACCGGCGGCAAGGAGCCGAAGGCCGCGCTGGCCGAGGCTCAGGCCGGCGCCGAGCGCATCCTGAGCCGCTATCGCCGATAA